In Geotalea uraniireducens, one genomic interval encodes:
- the prpB gene encoding methylisocitrate lyase → MTDRDIPTKGLWRALAGERPLQIVGVINAYAAMMAEQTGFRALYLSGAGVANASLGLPDLGMTTLNEVLEEVRRIVGASSLPLLVDADTGWGGALMIGRTVRELIRAGAAAMHIEDQVAAKRCGHRPGKALVPAAEMADRIKAAVDARTDRNFVIMARTDAMAGEGVEGVIDRAGRYREAGAEMLFAEAVTNIDQYRLITAAVGMPVLANLTEFGMTPLYSREELAAAGVALILYPLSAWRAMNAAALQVFRAIRHDGTQAALVDSMQSRAELYRFLGYYAYEEQLDRLFGKDKP, encoded by the coding sequence ATGACGGATAGAGATATACCGACCAAGGGGCTGTGGCGGGCGCTTGCAGGCGAACGGCCGCTCCAGATTGTCGGCGTGATCAACGCCTATGCGGCGATGATGGCCGAACAGACCGGTTTTCGAGCGCTCTATCTCTCGGGGGCAGGGGTGGCGAATGCCTCCCTTGGTCTGCCCGATCTGGGGATGACGACGCTGAACGAGGTGCTGGAAGAGGTGCGGCGAATCGTCGGTGCGTCTTCGCTGCCGTTGCTGGTTGACGCCGATACCGGCTGGGGAGGTGCCCTGATGATCGGCCGGACGGTCCGCGAACTGATCAGGGCAGGGGCCGCCGCCATGCATATCGAGGATCAGGTGGCCGCGAAGCGGTGTGGGCATCGTCCCGGTAAGGCGTTGGTCCCCGCTGCGGAGATGGCTGACCGGATCAAGGCGGCTGTCGATGCCCGGACCGACCGGAATTTTGTCATTATGGCGCGTACCGATGCCATGGCCGGGGAAGGGGTCGAGGGGGTGATCGACCGGGCGGGTCGCTATCGTGAGGCCGGTGCGGAGATGCTTTTTGCCGAGGCGGTCACCAACATCGACCAGTATCGTCTGATCACCGCCGCCGTCGGTATGCCGGTGTTGGCCAATCTGACCGAGTTCGGCATGACGCCGCTCTATTCCCGTGAAGAACTGGCGGCAGCCGGTGTTGCCTTGATCCTCTACCCGCTTTCCGCCTGGCGCGCCATGAATGCGGCAGCTTTGCAAGTATTCCGGGCCATCCGCCATGATGGCACCCAGGCGGCTCTGGTTGACTCTATGCAGAGCCGGGCGGAACTCTACCGGTTTCTCGGGTATTATGCTTACGAGGAGCAGCTTGACCGGCTGTTCGGAAAGGACAAGCCATGA
- a CDS encoding bifunctional 2-methylcitrate dehydratase/aconitate hydratase — MTRMRTVDDNLRPPYDREIAAIADYVVDFPLTSEEAFATARAVLMDSLGCAMLSFRYPECTKLLGPVVPGTVVPNGARVPGTRFELDPVKAAFDIGILIRWLDFNDTWLAAEWGHPSDNLGGILAVADYLSRQRRAAGKAPLAIRELLAAMIKAHEIQGGMALENSFNRVGLDHVALVKLATAAVVTRLLGGGKDEVMAVISQVWVDGQSLRTYRHAPNTGARKSWAAGDASSRAVRLAMLTMAGEQGYPSALSAKQWGLYDVTFGGERFRFQRPYDSYVMENVLFKISFPAEFHAQTAVECALRLHGQVASRLDEIAEIVITTQESAIRIISKTGPLYNPADRDHCLQYMVAIALIFGTLTADHYQDDAAADPRIDRLREKMRVVEDEQFSRDYLDPEKRSIANALQVSFTDGTCSEKVEVAYPIGHRCRRTEGLPLLHRKFADNLAAHLPANRCRLIKEIVDDQERYETMAVDEFMELFLV, encoded by the coding sequence ATGACCCGCATGCGAACCGTCGACGACAACCTGCGTCCTCCCTACGATCGGGAAATTGCCGCTATCGCCGATTACGTGGTCGATTTTCCTCTCACGAGCGAGGAAGCCTTTGCCACTGCCCGGGCGGTACTGATGGATTCCCTTGGCTGCGCCATGCTGTCGTTCCGTTATCCGGAATGTACCAAACTGCTCGGCCCGGTGGTGCCCGGAACGGTAGTGCCGAACGGTGCCCGGGTGCCGGGGACCAGATTCGAGCTCGATCCGGTCAAGGCCGCTTTCGATATCGGGATACTCATCCGCTGGCTGGACTTCAACGATACCTGGCTGGCGGCCGAGTGGGGACATCCCTCCGACAATCTGGGGGGAATTCTGGCGGTTGCCGATTATCTCAGTCGCCAGCGCCGGGCTGCCGGAAAAGCGCCCCTGGCGATCCGTGAACTCCTGGCGGCGATGATCAAGGCCCACGAAATCCAGGGGGGGATGGCGCTGGAAAACTCTTTCAACCGCGTGGGGCTCGATCATGTGGCGCTGGTCAAGCTGGCCACGGCTGCTGTCGTTACCAGACTGCTCGGTGGCGGTAAAGACGAAGTGATGGCCGTTATTTCCCAGGTATGGGTGGATGGCCAGAGTCTCCGGACCTATCGGCATGCCCCCAACACCGGCGCTCGCAAGTCGTGGGCTGCCGGCGATGCCTCCAGTCGCGCGGTCAGGTTGGCAATGCTGACCATGGCCGGTGAGCAGGGATATCCGAGCGCCCTCTCGGCAAAACAGTGGGGACTGTACGACGTAACCTTCGGCGGCGAACGGTTTCGTTTCCAGCGGCCGTACGATTCCTACGTCATGGAGAATGTCCTGTTCAAGATTTCCTTTCCGGCCGAATTCCATGCTCAGACCGCCGTCGAATGCGCCTTGCGCCTGCATGGTCAGGTAGCATCCCGGCTTGACGAGATTGCCGAAATCGTCATTACCACCCAGGAATCGGCAATCAGGATCATCAGTAAAACAGGGCCGCTTTACAATCCGGCCGATCGCGACCACTGTCTGCAGTATATGGTGGCAATTGCCCTGATCTTCGGTACCCTGACCGCCGATCATTACCAAGACGATGCAGCAGCCGATCCGCGGATCGATCGGCTGCGGGAGAAGATGCGCGTCGTCGAGGACGAACAGTTCAGTCGCGATTATCTCGATCCGGAAAAGCGTTCGATTGCCAATGCACTGCAGGTCTCCTTTACCGACGGTACCTGCAGCGAGAAGGTCGAGGTTGCCTATCCGATCGGCCATCGTTGCCGCCGTACCGAAGGGTTGCCGCTACTGCACCGGAAATTTGCCGACAATCTCGCCGCTCATCTGCCGGCAAATCGCTGCCGCCTGATTAAGGAGATTGTCGACGACCAGGAGCGGTATGAGACGATGGCGGTCGACGAATTTATGGAGTTATTTCTTGTCTGA
- a CDS encoding diguanylate cyclase, with protein sequence MTTDNDRSDTFPYPILIAEDSGFLRKVLEGNLREIGYDVVATENGRQALESFSGGHYPIVVTDLVMPEMDGLQLCREIRALPRDHYTYIILLTAQDSKESIIAGLAAGADEYLIKPVESAELTVRLKTARRILELEANLKGSLEEIKRLSMRDPLTGVYNRRYLDDRFPQEVKRAFRYEHRISVILMDIDHFKLVNDTYGHHAGDMVLRACAACIGGCIRENIDWQARYGGEEFVIVLPETDLSGALVAAERLRQQIAALVTTVRGEELKVTASFGVASFTPPDQQEDLEVAEFLLAQADHCLYQAKGEGRNRVRGRQLDVSGSCGDGQAAP encoded by the coding sequence ATGACGACCGACAACGACCGTTCCGATACCTTTCCCTATCCAATCCTGATTGCCGAAGACAGCGGCTTCCTGCGTAAAGTACTGGAAGGCAATCTGCGGGAGATCGGTTATGACGTGGTGGCCACGGAGAATGGCCGGCAAGCGCTGGAGTCTTTCTCCGGCGGCCATTACCCGATCGTCGTTACCGATCTGGTGATGCCGGAGATGGACGGCTTGCAGCTGTGCCGGGAGATTCGCGCGTTGCCGCGCGACCATTACACCTACATCATCCTGCTGACGGCCCAGGACTCGAAGGAAAGTATCATCGCCGGCCTTGCCGCCGGCGCCGACGAGTATCTGATCAAGCCGGTGGAATCGGCCGAACTGACGGTTCGTCTGAAAACCGCGCGCCGGATTCTGGAACTGGAGGCGAATCTGAAGGGGAGCCTCGAAGAGATCAAGCGACTGTCGATGCGTGATCCGCTGACCGGCGTCTACAATCGCCGCTACCTCGACGACCGCTTTCCCCAGGAGGTCAAGCGGGCATTCCGCTATGAGCACCGAATCTCGGTCATCCTGATGGATATCGATCATTTCAAGCTGGTCAATGACACCTATGGCCATCATGCCGGCGATATGGTGCTCCGCGCCTGTGCTGCCTGCATTGGCGGCTGCATCCGGGAAAATATCGACTGGCAGGCGCGGTATGGCGGCGAAGAATTTGTCATCGTCCTGCCGGAAACCGATCTGAGCGGTGCCCTGGTTGCCGCCGAGCGCTTGCGGCAGCAGATCGCCGCTCTGGTCACTACCGTTCGCGGCGAAGAATTGAAAGTTACCGCCAGCTTCGGCGTTGCCAGCTTCACCCCGCCGGATCAACAGGAAGATCTTGAAGTTGCCGAATTCCTGCTGGCCCAGGCGGATCACTGCCTGTACCAAGCAAAAGGGGAAGGGCGCAACCGGGTAAGAGGGCGACAGCTGGATGTCAGTGGCTCGTGTGGCGATGGCCAAGCAGCCCCCTAA